The proteins below come from a single Planctomycetaceae bacterium genomic window:
- a CDS encoding sulfite exporter TauE/SafE family protein: MHWTSTTVLFAIAFGGVVGFLSGMFGIGGGFLLVPLLNALLGVPMPTAIGSTACYTLGPATTAMLARRPTAGFIELPLILSGGMFAGVLSGTYAIAHLKVLPKLNVFGRALPAVDLIVLTSYAALMMTIFVVSLTDALRRSASERTRRKGLLSSWLLPPVAEIPDLHPGRYSIVLLAGTGYAVGVLSGFLGMSGGLVLIPATVFLLGLQVHDAATVTIVTVWLVSLQATVMHGLHRHIDLLLVLSLLVSGTLGARLGTEVGMRLPGRQLKIGFSLLVFSASTIVVLRLAELWIDA, encoded by the coding sequence ATGCACTGGACATCCACCACCGTTTTATTTGCGATCGCGTTCGGCGGAGTCGTCGGATTTCTGTCCGGGATGTTCGGTATCGGCGGCGGCTTCCTTCTGGTTCCGCTGCTGAATGCCCTGCTGGGAGTTCCCATGCCGACAGCGATTGGTTCGACGGCGTGCTACACGCTTGGGCCGGCGACGACAGCGATGCTGGCACGCCGGCCGACCGCGGGCTTCATTGAACTTCCGCTGATCCTTTCAGGCGGCATGTTTGCCGGCGTGCTGTCCGGCACTTACGCGATCGCGCATCTGAAAGTCCTTCCAAAGCTTAACGTGTTCGGCCGCGCGCTTCCTGCCGTCGACCTGATTGTGCTGACCAGCTACGCGGCGCTGATGATGACCATCTTTGTCGTATCACTGACAGATGCGCTGCGGCGTTCGGCGTCGGAAAGAACTCGGAGGAAAGGTCTGCTGAGTTCCTGGCTGTTGCCGCCGGTTGCTGAAATTCCCGACCTGCACCCCGGCCGGTATTCCATTGTGCTGCTGGCAGGGACCGGGTATGCCGTCGGCGTGCTGTCCGGCTTCTTGGGAATGAGCGGAGGACTCGTCCTGATTCCGGCGACCGTCTTTCTGCTGGGCCTGCAGGTGCATGATGCGGCGACGGTAACTATTGTCACCGTCTGGCTGGTCTCACTGCAGGCGACGGTGATGCACGGTCTGCACCGGCACATCGATCTGTTGCTGGTGCTGTCACTGCTGGTCAGCGGCACTTTGGGAGCCCGGCTGGGAACGGAAGTGGGCATGAGACTTCCGGGCCGGCAGCTGAAGATCGGCTTCAGCCTGCTGGTCTTTTCGGCCAGTACAATTGTTGTGCTGCGGCTGGCCGAACTGTGGATTGACGCGTGA
- a CDS encoding response regulator: MSDTATHTEQPGQPVSGSADIEVLLAELTPLAECAIDTRDEPLSATLGTLIDLLKLAESFRREEDAASRADEIVEFCRTDALPRLRDCGGQSQDLLQDIRSTAIANWGDFLELLSPNERFSNVNASPFAAGGDDPRWDELVSETTQESFDEEAAVAGIDLASVLASLGNTSVPKNKEPVPAALPQSSSEKTTAKRSQGPGTPATSAEALPAPDATDAIDDPELLAAFIDDAQQCLQGMEATLLDLDSGQQPAELARQFCRELHTLKGASGTVGLSNLAAWLHGLEDRIEAMAAAGRALDVDLLLGGIDVVREQLTTLTGTSSQQGSAVAASLPSLTVASGRSESATENRPVERPQVHCSAARTGEPATAAQPELPSSTTVTTPDARRAESAPEHFIRLEASRLDQLMDLLAELVMLRNRRDTYVTTLRDLQRELNGCAKRLRSLNASTEFVSASPFSRLRDRLTAVPQESAILPSRPSPASSMWLSRSLSELANDVTELGRSVHEVSEPLYEDNSAVKHLIGRFRQELMDLRRLPVSGLFQRLQRSVRDAAKTEGRSVELRMIGQGTRVDRSLQERLFEPLMHIVRNAVSHGIESPDERSACGKPAAGTLTLQARSDMSHLHIEVHDDGRGLNDEQLEHRGRELGLLPVGQTVSREQLWKLIFHPGFSTRTGVSRVSGRGVGMDVVDSWVRRLRGRIDIESTTGQGTTFRLQIPLRSAIEHAMVVRVGGQLFALPMHAVEQTSTGQTDQRQPVLQLGELLGLPPASSTRRTVLSLRSVQIAVDEVVGVEEVVVRSLPSMLTGHELFAGVTLSGQAETVLLLDVPRLIERAQTAPSKSGFLPIDSPASERTVPTSTRTNTILITDDSVTIRRTLSRKLAAHGYSTAEADDGFEAMKRLRAGGISAVITDIDMPRTSGLELLAEIKASERFAEIPVIIVSSRDDAETAASIQDLKAAALLHKPVTETTVTQIVELLSRTLQTSQESRNVR; the protein is encoded by the coding sequence ATGAGCGACACCGCAACACACACGGAACAACCCGGTCAACCGGTGTCCGGTTCCGCTGACATCGAAGTCCTGCTTGCAGAACTGACACCGCTGGCCGAATGCGCTATCGATACGCGCGACGAACCTCTTTCCGCCACGCTTGGAACATTGATCGATCTTCTGAAGCTGGCCGAATCGTTCCGCCGTGAAGAAGACGCCGCTTCCCGCGCCGATGAGATTGTCGAGTTTTGTCGCACCGACGCCCTGCCGCGACTGCGTGACTGCGGCGGACAAAGTCAGGATCTGTTGCAGGACATTCGATCCACGGCCATTGCAAACTGGGGCGACTTTCTGGAATTGCTGTCGCCGAATGAACGTTTTTCGAATGTGAACGCGTCTCCATTCGCCGCAGGCGGTGATGATCCGCGGTGGGACGAACTGGTTTCCGAAACGACGCAGGAATCCTTCGACGAAGAAGCAGCGGTCGCAGGTATTGACCTGGCGTCGGTGCTGGCATCGCTGGGAAATACTTCGGTGCCGAAGAACAAGGAACCCGTTCCGGCCGCCTTGCCGCAGAGTTCTTCTGAAAAAACGACGGCGAAGCGGAGTCAGGGTCCCGGAACGCCAGCAACGTCGGCCGAAGCGCTGCCTGCTCCGGATGCGACTGACGCTATCGATGACCCGGAACTGCTGGCCGCTTTCATCGACGACGCTCAGCAGTGTCTGCAGGGAATGGAGGCAACGCTGCTGGATCTCGATTCCGGTCAGCAGCCGGCCGAACTGGCTCGCCAGTTTTGCCGCGAACTGCACACATTGAAAGGTGCTTCCGGTACGGTGGGGCTCAGTAATCTTGCGGCGTGGCTGCATGGACTGGAGGATCGAATTGAAGCGATGGCTGCCGCCGGCCGGGCGCTGGACGTCGACCTGTTGCTCGGCGGAATCGACGTGGTCCGCGAACAGCTTACGACACTGACCGGCACGTCATCGCAGCAGGGAAGCGCAGTCGCCGCATCGTTACCTTCATTAACAGTTGCGTCGGGTAGATCGGAATCTGCAACCGAAAATCGTCCCGTCGAACGACCGCAAGTTCATTGCTCAGCGGCCCGGACAGGTGAGCCGGCAACCGCAGCACAGCCGGAGTTACCGTCTTCTACCACGGTGACAACTCCGGATGCTCGCCGCGCGGAATCGGCACCGGAGCATTTCATTCGGCTGGAAGCGTCTCGGCTCGACCAGCTTATGGATCTGCTGGCAGAACTGGTGATGCTGCGCAACCGGCGCGACACCTACGTGACGACTCTGCGGGATCTGCAGCGCGAACTGAACGGCTGCGCGAAACGGCTGCGGTCGCTGAACGCCAGCACGGAATTCGTGAGCGCAAGTCCCTTCAGCAGGCTTCGCGATCGACTGACCGCGGTTCCGCAGGAGTCCGCAATTCTACCGTCCCGGCCGTCGCCGGCCAGCAGCATGTGGCTGTCGCGATCACTGTCGGAACTTGCCAACGACGTCACGGAACTCGGCCGTTCGGTTCACGAAGTCAGCGAACCGCTTTACGAAGACAACTCAGCGGTCAAGCACCTCATCGGTCGCTTCCGGCAGGAACTGATGGACCTGCGGCGACTTCCCGTCAGCGGACTGTTTCAGCGGCTGCAGCGTTCCGTTCGCGACGCCGCGAAAACGGAAGGCAGAAGCGTCGAACTGCGCATGATCGGGCAGGGAACGCGAGTCGACCGATCGCTGCAGGAACGTTTATTCGAACCGCTGATGCACATTGTTCGCAATGCCGTCAGTCACGGAATTGAATCGCCTGACGAACGTTCGGCCTGCGGCAAACCGGCAGCGGGAACTCTGACTCTGCAGGCACGATCGGACATGTCGCATCTGCACATCGAAGTTCACGACGATGGCCGCGGACTGAACGACGAACAGCTCGAACATCGCGGCCGGGAACTCGGTCTGCTGCCGGTCGGACAGACAGTCAGTCGCGAACAACTCTGGAAACTGATCTTTCATCCCGGCTTTTCGACTCGCACGGGTGTCAGCCGCGTGTCCGGCCGCGGAGTCGGAATGGATGTCGTGGATTCCTGGGTGCGCCGGCTTCGCGGCAGGATTGATATCGAATCGACGACCGGGCAGGGGACGACGTTTCGACTGCAGATCCCGCTGCGTTCGGCGATCGAACATGCGATGGTGGTGCGCGTGGGAGGTCAACTGTTCGCGCTGCCGATGCATGCCGTGGAACAGACCTCAACGGGACAAACCGATCAGCGGCAGCCGGTTCTTCAACTGGGAGAACTGCTGGGACTGCCGCCGGCATCTTCGACGCGACGGACCGTCCTGTCGCTTCGCAGTGTGCAGATTGCCGTCGACGAAGTTGTCGGCGTCGAAGAAGTTGTCGTGCGGTCGCTGCCTTCCATGCTGACGGGACACGAGTTGTTTGCGGGAGTCACGTTGTCCGGGCAGGCCGAAACGGTCCTGTTGCTGGACGTGCCCAGACTGATCGAACGGGCTCAGACGGCCCCGTCGAAGTCCGGCTTTCTGCCGATCGACTCACCGGCATCGGAACGCACTGTGCCGACTTCGACTCGGACGAACACGATTCTGATCACCGACGATTCCGTCACGATCCGCCGCACGTTATCGCGAAAACTGGCCGCTCACGGATACTCGACGGCCGAAGCCGACGACGGTTTCGAGGCCATGAAACGTCTGCGAGCCGGTGGAATCAGCGCCGTCATCACCGACATCGACATGCCTCGCACAAGCGGCCTGGAATTGCTGGCCGAAATCAAAGCCAGCGAACGTTTTGCTGAGATTCCCGTCATCATTGTCAGCTCCCGGGATGACGCCGAAACGGCTGCTTCCATTCAGGATCTGAAGGCTGCCGCCCTGCTGCACAAGCCGGTCACGGAAACCACCGTCACACAAATCGTTGAACTTCTTTCTCGAACACTTCAAACGTCACAGGAATCCCGAAACGTCCGGTAG
- a CDS encoding methyl-accepting chemotaxis protein, whose translation MSFRQTLLISHLLTAIVAGSLLSFAAGISASVVVTAATVGLLVAAATAVLTFRQFARSLQKMEAALLAVDAAAEPPAMAELSDVTSRVQSAFAVQRCLVRDVNELLARLEPESADVDRLRPNANGEMLRSALSRLVRMAARDVGRILTSGDDIVQSANDAHWGAQEQASNVGRTVTSVEQLSQNIDRVASNAEAASNAAAEVSHAAATGLELVRELIGGMDRIRAHVEVGEKKVLSLGERSQEIGSIVETMTAISSRADILALNASIEAVRAGREGRGFAVVADEVRKLAERTATASREIAGLVESIQLEAQDTISTMADERAQVHQEVLRVSEAGTTLERISRTSTDSADRVREISQASTEQLRGTQNIVQAMQQMAEFSDRIQEQAKGIRYTTTDLVSAAQDLEERLSPLFHYDHAEMSVTAQRSVVPRSSGRDPSLDAEAAADELVTAVERGEFSR comes from the coding sequence ATGAGCTTTCGACAAACTCTGCTAATCAGTCATCTGCTGACGGCGATTGTTGCCGGCTCGCTGCTGAGCTTTGCCGCCGGAATTTCTGCCTCCGTTGTTGTGACAGCGGCGACGGTGGGTTTGCTGGTGGCGGCTGCGACTGCGGTGCTGACGTTTCGGCAGTTCGCTCGCTCGCTTCAGAAAATGGAAGCGGCGCTGCTGGCCGTCGACGCGGCGGCGGAACCGCCGGCCATGGCAGAACTCAGCGACGTCACCTCCAGAGTTCAGTCGGCGTTCGCCGTGCAGCGCTGTCTGGTTCGCGACGTCAATGAACTGCTGGCGAGGCTGGAACCGGAATCCGCCGATGTCGACCGGCTCCGACCGAACGCCAACGGCGAAATGCTGCGCTCGGCGCTCAGTCGGCTGGTCAGGATGGCGGCGCGCGATGTAGGCCGCATTCTGACATCGGGCGACGACATCGTGCAGTCGGCCAACGATGCTCACTGGGGAGCACAGGAGCAGGCAAGCAATGTCGGCCGCACGGTGACGTCGGTGGAACAGCTTTCTCAGAACATTGATCGCGTGGCCAGCAACGCCGAAGCGGCCAGCAACGCCGCCGCGGAAGTCTCCCATGCCGCTGCCACGGGGCTGGAACTTGTGCGGGAACTGATCGGCGGCATGGACCGAATTCGGGCGCACGTCGAAGTCGGAGAAAAGAAAGTTCTGTCGCTGGGAGAACGGTCGCAGGAAATCGGTTCGATTGTCGAAACCATGACGGCCATTTCGTCGCGAGCCGACATTCTGGCGCTGAACGCTTCGATCGAAGCCGTCCGAGCCGGGCGGGAAGGACGCGGATTTGCCGTCGTTGCTGACGAAGTCCGAAAACTGGCCGAACGCACCGCCACCGCGTCTCGCGAAATTGCCGGACTGGTGGAATCAATTCAACTGGAAGCCCAGGACACGATCTCCACGATGGCCGACGAACGAGCGCAGGTCCATCAGGAAGTTCTGCGAGTCAGCGAAGCCGGAACCACGCTGGAACGCATCAGCCGGACGTCCACGGATTCCGCTGACCGGGTTCGCGAAATCTCCCAGGCCAGCACAGAACAGCTTCGGGGAACTCAAAACATTGTGCAGGCCATGCAGCAGATGGCGGAGTTCTCCGACCGGATTCAGGAACAGGCGAAGGGCATTCGTTACACGACAACGGATCTGGTCTCCGCCGCGCAGGATCTGGAGGAACGGCTGTCACCGCTGTTCCATTACGACCACGCGGAAATGTCCGTCACCGCGCAGCGCTCGGTTGTTCCGCGATCTTCCGGCAGAGATCCGTCGCTGGACGCGGAAGCCGCCGCTGATGAACTCGTCACGGCCGTTGAACGCGGGGAGTTCAGTCGATGA
- a CDS encoding chemotaxis protein CheW → MNTDSANRRTHCVFRHGSQWLALPATSVREALPSPPLVRVPATPARFAGLCHLRSEFIPVLNLNDEGQNGSDLQDRLMLVVDDSDGCWAVLVDEVSSLANLEFSDAPESDTAATTAVIGWAAHNSNVVQILDPVRFRELVEQELESVKP, encoded by the coding sequence ATGAACACCGACTCCGCCAATCGCCGAACACACTGTGTCTTTCGTCACGGAAGTCAGTGGCTGGCACTGCCGGCGACCAGTGTTCGTGAAGCGCTTCCCAGTCCACCGCTGGTTCGGGTTCCGGCCACGCCCGCACGGTTCGCCGGACTTTGCCACCTGCGAAGCGAATTCATTCCCGTCCTGAACCTGAATGATGAAGGTCAGAACGGCAGTGACCTGCAGGACCGTCTGATGCTGGTGGTGGACGATTCCGACGGCTGCTGGGCCGTACTGGTTGACGAGGTTTCGTCGCTGGCGAACCTGGAATTTTCCGACGCGCCGGAGTCGGACACCGCTGCGACCACGGCCGTCATTGGCTGGGCCGCGCACAACAGCAACGTTGTTCAGATTCTGGATCCGGTCCGCTTTCGCGAATTGGTTGAACAGGAATTGGAATCGGTGAAACCATGA
- a CDS encoding PilZ domain-containing protein: protein MLDTLPQLLPESPVAGFHSSDATFDNRRSAERVPYPAELEIHVGHRTVEGIVRDISIDRSIRPHRMGIAVLHHSPLPVGSPVLCLTRRPCQHFPEQFEVTFKWCRRFGDDGYVSGGLVK from the coding sequence ATGCTGGATACTTTGCCGCAACTGCTGCCGGAATCTCCTGTCGCCGGATTTCATTCTTCCGATGCGACGTTCGACAACCGCCGAAGTGCCGAACGAGTGCCGTATCCCGCGGAGCTGGAAATTCACGTCGGCCATCGGACTGTTGAAGGCATCGTCAGAGACATTTCGATCGACCGGTCGATCCGCCCGCACCGGATGGGAATCGCGGTGCTGCACCACAGCCCGCTGCCCGTCGGTTCTCCGGTTCTGTGTCTGACCCGGAGACCGTGTCAGCATTTTCCGGAACAGTTCGAAGTCACTTTCAAGTGGTGCCGCCGATTCGGCGACGACGGTTACGTGAGCGGCGGTCTTGTGAAATAG
- a CDS encoding sugar porter family MFS transporter — protein MNNRVILWALTSALAGFLFGFDTVVISGAEKTIQALWKLNSSQHGWAMSMALWGTVAGAFIGGWPTDRFGRKLTLLGIGILYFVSAVWSGLATDVYSFMIARFIGGVGVGISTVAAPLYISEISPPESRGRLAGMFQFNIVFGILIAYLSNWMLGEIGEHAWRWMLGVEAIPALVYTLLCFSLPESPRWLLTSRGDRRKAVEVLRQVMPTASDSDLESKAYEIAATAKQPEESRRFWTQRLRIPILLAILLAFFNQLSGINAVLYFAPRIFGLTGLSDKAALLNSVGIGLTNLVFTFAGLYLIDRLGRRSLLYIGSVGYIVSLGMVGWAFVTYAVPFNVGAKAIDLNSAADRLEKEAETDELQRNLNTAKQDFLTATSSQGFTGTAVDEAQLATLPGARAAADQALNEASAASRIGGLMVLIFIFGFVGAHAIGQGAVIWVYIAEIFPNRDRAAGQSLGSSTHWIFAALLTKYFPQMVTSFPPGYVFFFFCGMMVLQLIWVKLMVPETKGVSLEDIEKQLGIRTE, from the coding sequence ATGAACAACCGCGTAATCCTCTGGGCTTTGACTTCGGCGCTGGCCGGATTCCTGTTCGGCTTTGATACCGTGGTCATCTCCGGCGCGGAAAAGACGATTCAGGCGCTGTGGAAACTGAATTCCTCTCAGCACGGCTGGGCGATGAGCATGGCTCTGTGGGGCACCGTGGCCGGAGCCTTCATCGGCGGCTGGCCGACGGATCGCTTCGGCCGGAAGCTGACGCTGCTGGGAATCGGAATCCTGTACTTCGTATCGGCGGTCTGGTCGGGACTGGCGACCGACGTGTATTCGTTCATGATCGCCCGCTTCATCGGAGGCGTCGGCGTGGGCATTTCGACCGTCGCCGCGCCGCTGTACATCTCCGAAATCTCTCCGCCGGAAAGCCGCGGTCGTCTGGCGGGGATGTTTCAGTTCAACATCGTGTTCGGAATTCTGATCGCCTATCTGTCCAATTGGATGCTTGGCGAAATCGGCGAACACGCATGGCGCTGGATGCTGGGCGTCGAAGCGATTCCCGCGCTGGTCTACACGCTGCTGTGCTTCAGCCTTCCGGAAAGTCCCAGGTGGCTGCTGACCAGTCGCGGCGATCGCCGGAAAGCCGTCGAAGTGCTGCGGCAGGTCATGCCGACGGCATCCGATTCCGATCTGGAATCAAAAGCGTACGAAATTGCGGCGACGGCAAAGCAACCGGAAGAATCCCGACGGTTCTGGACACAACGGCTGCGCATTCCCATTCTGCTGGCGATCCTGCTGGCGTTTTTCAATCAGCTTTCCGGCATCAACGCCGTGCTGTATTTCGCTCCCCGAATCTTCGGACTGACAGGTCTCAGTGACAAAGCAGCTCTGCTGAATTCCGTCGGGATCGGATTGACGAATCTGGTGTTCACGTTCGCGGGGCTGTACCTGATCGACCGGCTGGGACGCCGTTCGCTGCTGTATATCGGATCGGTGGGCTACATCGTGTCGCTGGGAATGGTGGGCTGGGCGTTTGTGACGTATGCCGTTCCGTTCAATGTCGGCGCCAAAGCGATCGACCTGAACTCCGCCGCGGACCGACTTGAAAAAGAAGCCGAAACGGACGAACTGCAGAGAAACCTGAACACCGCAAAACAGGACTTCCTGACAGCCACATCCTCGCAGGGTTTCACGGGCACCGCGGTTGACGAAGCTCAGCTTGCGACGCTTCCCGGCGCGCGAGCCGCCGCGGATCAGGCTCTGAATGAAGCGTCGGCCGCATCCCGCATCGGCGGCCTGATGGTGTTGATCTTCATCTTCGGCTTCGTGGGAGCCCATGCCATCGGCCAGGGAGCGGTGATCTGGGTCTACATCGCGGAAATCTTCCCCAATCGCGACCGCGCGGCGGGACAGTCGCTGGGCAGTTCCACGCACTGGATCTTCGCCGCTCTGCTGACGAAGTATTTCCCGCAAATGGTGACTTCATTTCCGCCAGGCTATGTCTTCTTTTTCTTCTGCGGCATGATGGTGCTGCAACTGATCTGGGTGAAGCTGATGGTGCCGGAAACCAAAGGCGTGTCGCTGGAAGACATCGAAAAACAGCTCGGGATTCGGACCGAGTAG
- a CDS encoding FHA domain-containing protein, which yields MSAMLTSETVDRSTVAVLTLIDPNGQRETRELRTGESIFVGSEPSAELCIDGPGISAAHCMLRADESSVSVKDCYSESGTFVNGQRVSDVQLRSHAEVRVGDFRLLVRFSNLASTGDSADEPFDDGSVHAEPQCSALAKAPAGEPKAAENRMHVKDTPLPETSAPAAKTLAKVLQEQLERANAEIEVLRDRLQFAASHAVVAEPDPERDETISLLREEVVELQAALAARDQAAVSASAVTRDDADTIDRDEAERLVCRLEQLLQELQQKDEQTAMLTELLEAAEEANSAQEQERSHLDSWISDIEKRFGDREQEWQAAIDRQQQTIAKLTIERNQAEASLTSSASNAQVEVLQRSLQTQREEAESLHRNLEAAERENKRLQRELDDLGKSVSREEAVRLCQERAELARQRQELQLQCEQKAQPVAAKDSTERFQALRSHLKDIHEQEERERQERSLSGRLSRLWQRLEGR from the coding sequence ATGTCCGCAATGCTGACTTCCGAAACTGTCGACAGAAGCACCGTCGCGGTGCTCACGCTGATCGATCCGAACGGCCAGCGCGAAACCCGCGAACTTCGGACGGGTGAGAGCATTTTCGTTGGATCGGAACCATCCGCGGAATTATGCATTGACGGTCCAGGGATCTCCGCCGCTCACTGCATGCTGCGCGCGGATGAATCGAGTGTGAGCGTAAAGGACTGTTATTCGGAATCCGGCACGTTCGTCAACGGTCAAAGAGTCAGCGACGTTCAGCTTCGGTCGCACGCGGAGGTTCGTGTTGGTGACTTCCGGCTGCTGGTCCGATTTAGCAATCTGGCATCCACCGGTGACTCCGCGGATGAGCCATTCGACGATGGCTCCGTCCATGCAGAGCCGCAATGTTCCGCGCTCGCGAAGGCTCCGGCTGGCGAACCGAAAGCCGCAGAAAACCGGATGCATGTGAAGGACACGCCGCTGCCAGAGACGTCAGCGCCGGCAGCGAAGACTCTTGCGAAAGTGCTGCAGGAACAGCTGGAACGCGCGAATGCCGAAATTGAAGTTCTGAGAGACCGGCTGCAGTTTGCGGCTTCTCATGCCGTCGTCGCGGAACCTGACCCGGAACGCGACGAAACGATTTCTCTGCTTCGAGAAGAAGTCGTGGAGCTTCAGGCAGCGCTCGCCGCGCGCGACCAGGCGGCGGTTTCCGCTTCGGCCGTTACCCGCGACGATGCGGATACGATTGACCGCGATGAAGCCGAACGACTGGTGTGTCGACTTGAACAGTTGCTTCAGGAGTTGCAGCAGAAAGATGAACAGACCGCCATGCTGACGGAATTGCTGGAGGCGGCGGAGGAAGCCAATAGCGCTCAGGAACAGGAACGCAGCCACCTGGATTCCTGGATCAGCGACATCGAGAAACGGTTCGGCGATCGGGAACAGGAATGGCAGGCCGCAATAGATCGGCAACAGCAGACGATCGCGAAACTGACGATCGAACGCAACCAGGCGGAAGCGTCGCTGACGTCAAGTGCGTCCAATGCACAGGTGGAAGTCCTGCAGCGGTCTCTGCAGACTCAGCGCGAAGAAGCGGAATCGCTGCACCGAAATCTGGAAGCTGCTGAACGCGAAAACAAACGACTGCAGCGAGAACTCGATGATCTTGGCAAGTCCGTGTCCCGCGAAGAAGCCGTGCGTCTTTGTCAGGAGCGAGCGGAACTGGCTCGGCAGCGACAGGAACTCCAGCTTCAGTGCGAACAAAAGGCTCAACCGGTTGCCGCAAAGGATTCCACGGAACGATTTCAGGCACTGCGTTCGCACCTGAAGGACATTCATGAACAGGAAGAACGCGAGCGACAGGAACGATCTCTTTCCGGCCGCCTGTCAAGACTCTGGCAACGACTTGAAGGACGATAA
- a CDS encoding response regulator has translation MTTQTILVIDDSATIRKMVDSHLSQEGYRVVLAPNGETGIRLARELQPDLILLDHQLPGMLGIDVCRQIIEFPECCHTPFVVSSTLRKQAYVEYMDVANVVDSLPKPFKPELLKTTVANALEVGAMIVASQTDGTAVPETVGDNGQPAMSGDFRWVGLRELLDFLNNGQKSGMLEVESERHRIWFFLHDGRIQGVVSASFNPQDVADQLPESMKELAPLLKFTMSCGASSQVDGIVELLDRKVLDPRMLRVLLRHQAAVLTRYCFRNPIGSFSFVPDRAAPSLIARSSLDTCLAALLVEGALHCDESELPADGRGWVRHVLRGQNLDRSGLSARHVQMLSQLDTTPVSTQQLASSAGLPIDEVRRVFEGFRLAEWVQPQAMSESRVLLAFETEPTGANMLRSIVADSGNTWTGNVVKDEFVLQLMLKRKQPSVILLSVDGDDELNIPEKLRSPEALAGVDSVILILPEHGDDRPLADGLKSYPQIRRPYSRADILRAIDGNAAEAVSPAETMLEELEQELAVSR, from the coding sequence ATGACCACGCAGACAATTCTTGTCATCGACGACAGCGCCACCATTCGCAAGATGGTGGACAGCCATCTGTCGCAGGAAGGTTATCGAGTCGTGCTGGCTCCGAACGGTGAAACCGGAATCCGGCTGGCTCGCGAGCTTCAGCCGGATCTGATTCTGCTGGATCACCAGCTTCCCGGAATGCTGGGAATTGACGTGTGCCGACAGATCATCGAGTTCCCGGAATGCTGCCATACGCCGTTTGTGGTCTCTTCGACACTGCGAAAGCAGGCCTACGTCGAATACATGGACGTCGCCAACGTCGTTGATTCGCTTCCCAAGCCGTTCAAGCCGGAACTGCTGAAAACAACCGTGGCCAATGCCCTGGAAGTCGGAGCGATGATCGTTGCGTCGCAGACCGATGGAACAGCGGTTCCGGAAACGGTGGGCGACAACGGCCAGCCGGCCATGTCCGGTGACTTTCGCTGGGTTGGTCTGCGGGAACTGCTGGACTTTCTGAACAACGGTCAGAAGTCGGGAATGCTGGAGGTGGAATCGGAACGGCATCGCATCTGGTTCTTTCTGCATGATGGACGCATTCAGGGAGTCGTATCGGCTTCCTTCAATCCACAGGACGTTGCGGATCAGTTGCCGGAATCGATGAAGGAACTGGCTCCGCTGCTGAAGTTCACGATGAGCTGCGGAGCGTCGTCGCAGGTAGACGGAATCGTCGAGTTGCTGGACAGAAAAGTGCTTGATCCGCGGATGCTGCGAGTGCTGCTGCGTCATCAGGCAGCCGTTCTGACTCGCTACTGTTTTCGCAACCCGATAGGAAGTTTCAGCTTTGTTCCCGACCGAGCCGCTCCGTCCCTGATTGCGCGAAGCTCACTGGACACGTGCCTGGCCGCTCTGCTGGTGGAAGGCGCTCTGCACTGTGACGAATCGGAACTGCCGGCCGACGGACGCGGCTGGGTGCGACACGTTTTGCGAGGTCAGAACCTGGACCGATCCGGACTGTCGGCCCGGCACGTTCAGATGCTGTCGCAGCTCGACACGACGCCCGTCAGCACGCAGCAGCTGGCCTCCAGCGCCGGGCTGCCCATCGACGAAGTCCGTCGCGTCTTTGAAGGCTTCCGTCTGGCCGAATGGGTGCAGCCGCAGGCTATGTCGGAAAGCAGGGTCCTGCTCGCGTTCGAAACCGAACCCACCGGAGCCAACATGCTGCGTTCCATCGTGGCAGATTCCGGCAACACGTGGACAGGCAACGTCGTGAAGGACGAATTCGTGCTTCAGCTCATGCTGAAACGAAAACAACCAAGCGTCATTTTGCTGAGTGTCGATGGCGACGATGAACTGAATATCCCCGAAAAACTGCGATCACCGGAGGCGCTGGCCGGCGTTGATTCGGTGATTCTGATTCTTCCGGAACACGGCGATGACAGGCCGCTGGCGGACGGCCTGAAATCCTATCCACAGATTCGCAGGCCGTATTCGCGAGCCGACATTCTGCGAGCCATTGACGGAAACGCCGCCGAAGCCGTCAGTCCCGCCGAAACCATGCTGGAGGAACTCGAACAGGAACTTGCCGTCTCCCGATGA